TTAGTCAGGAGGAGTGGCAGCACCTGGATCCTGCTCAGAAGATGCTATACATGGATGTGATGTTGGAAAACTACTGCCACCTCGTTTCTGTGGGTAAGAAAAACTCTTTGAAACTTTCAGTAGCATGCATTTCCTTTCAAGATGCCTAAAATATGTGTGATCTTGATTTCAGGGATAAGAGGTGATGCATTCTTTTTGGTTGACAGAAAGGATTATTGTGTCTTCACTTGCATAGTGCAAGGTGTTAAATTTACTGTTACACAAAGGAGTATCTTAATTTGCAGTACTGAAAATTCACCTTATTGATTTTTCAAAGGTATTGACGCCTAAGCAACTTAATCCAAATCTTCCCTTAATCAGGGTGTCACATGACCAAGCCTGACGTGATCCTCAAGTTGGAACGAGGAGAAGAGCCATGGACATCGTTTACAGGTCATACCTGTTTAGGTGAGTTTCTGACTCTCAGGCAGATGAAATCTagtggaaaataaatttaaagtggtCACATGGTGGCTGACACCTTTGAAATATTTGGTAGTGTCTTTTTAAAGGTTCCTAACTGTTGAAATGACTATTGTGCCtgcaaaaaatttaaatcactttCAAATGTCACTCTCCCTATATAATAGACTTCCTTAGTTTGCTTGGTGTTATCTAAGATAGTTGCCACTCTTAATCAAAATTAAGCCTTCCTTCTTTTagatctttttccttccttcttatagatcttttttcttgatttgtatccttttttagcTCTCTCAGTCCCTTTTAGCCATTGAATAGATTTcttttagtcattttttttttttttttttgcggtatgcgggcctctcactgttgtggcccctcccgttgcggagcacaggctccggacacgcgcaggcccagcggccatggctcacgggcccagccgctccgcggcatatgggatcctcccagaccggggcacgaacccgtatcccctgcatcggcaggcggactctcaaccactgcgccaccagggaggccctcttttagtcattttaaaatctatctttaagaaagaaaaagttcttgGCTAATATTTCTCTTCTTAgttgctttttctttccctttcttttatagTATTTCAGATTTGTTTGCTATGCTAACTCTAAGTTCCCATTCTCACCATGAGTCTAGCTATTAATTTTAAAGCTCACTCACCTTGGCCCAGACTGATAATTCCATAGTTACCATTTTCTTCCATTAAACTTTCATGGTTCATTGTTATATGGCTGATCATCTTTCCTGAAATCATCTCTTGGTTTGGGTAAAACACTGAATCATTCTCATCCTGATTCTCTAAGTGATTATTTATTTCCAACTTAGTCTGGTTTTTTTACCACTCTGGCCATattgcctggaacagtgcctcaTACATAATAGtcacacaactttttttttttaatgtatattgttTCACTAGACTCTCAGtcttatttctctaattagtCCTCAAGAGATCTACCTTTCAATTATAGTAGTCTCATCCACTCTCAGAACTTAAGCTCCTTGTTTTATGTGGAGAACCTCTAATACCAACATACTCAGCACAGTCCTCCCACCTTCACTCTAGTCCTTCACAAGTTCTGCACTATGATGCCTCACCTGTTTTGTGACAATAAGTTGAAAATGAAAATCACCAACTTTCCTAGCTCTTAAATTCTTTCCCATTAActatttccaaattattttattcctgCCATGATAACAGCTTGATTGTCTCTGTCATAATCTCTTGTGGATCTCTTCACAATTTGTGTTTATCAGCCcgtgaaatatatttatatcctcccatattttcattttttactcaCATCATGCAAAATGACGACTACCTTATTTTACGTCTTACATATGGTAATTACAATTTGTTTTTGCTATAATTTTTGTCCtaattttttcaatttatattgTTATTTTCCTGACAAGCTATATCATCACTTGTTCCCCACTACTTATTATTATAGGAAATTGAAATTCTCCTTCATACAAGGACTACTATAATAAGCCCTCATCTGGTCTTTTCAACTTTCTCTCTTTTGTGGAAAATGCTTGCTAATTTCCACTTCATCTAGTCTCCTAAATGTTCTCTATACATGTAGGGTCTGTCATGATGTCTGTACTTTTCATTGTGTTCACCCTTCCGTATAGTGTATATCTTTGAAGTCTTGagatttcttctcctttctattcCTTGGTTACTCCCCAACATATCCACCTTTCCTTTACCTGAATTTCCATGCTGCTTACTAACTGTAACCCACACAGCTCTTGGATGTTATATAATTTGATACTTGATTGTACATTATTTATGCTTAAGGATTCTTTCTTTCAAAGATAAGGTCCTCTGTATCTTCTTTGCCATAGTATACAACATTTTAAGTAGTCAGTAGTTGCTTCATTTTCTGTTTATGGAGCTGTACAGGGGAGATCTCTTTTTCCTCCATTTATAAAGTATGTCCTGATAAGTCCTTTTAGAAGTACTTGCTCAGGCCATGGCTCTGTACATTCTGATTCAAATGGTTGGATTCTAACAAGCACTACCTATGATATGCAGTGTTAATGTAAACTCAGAAGAGTACAAAGGCGATAACCAATAAAGTATTCCTTTATGAGAAAGGATTACTGTCAAAGTCTGcatttttcatgaaatatttatgaCACAGTGTAAGCTTGTAAAAAGATctgttaaaattctttttctagacCATAATTACTTTCAAgctataaagaaataataaagtggtGGTGGGATATATGTGAAGGGTTTTGATATGGAGTAGTAACATTTTCTTGAAGATTATCTAAATATGATTAGAAATAAGACTGGAAGGCAAGTCAACTGATTAAAAGAACATGAGCAAAAGCATGTGACTGGGGATAAGGGAGGTATTTATAGGGCAGTAAATATTAGGCTTTGATTGTGATGGGTGAAATTTTTCAGATATGTGAAAACTTGTTTGAATATAAAAAGTAAGTCTAGGTAATATAAAGTTTTGTTTACAGGAGAAATTCCTTGTATGTTAGTATTGTGGGTAATGGActcaaggaagaaatagattttTGAACCTAGATTTAACATTGTTTCACTAGATGTTGATGATTGCAAAGCAAAAGAGTCAAATATAGTTCTAAACTTATAAGAGAAATAAAGGTTAAGATTAATGAGTGATTTAGAACCAGAGTGAACAATTTTTCTGGTCCTCCATATGGAAAACTGGAGTTAAGAATGCTACTGTATTGGGGAAAGACTTGAATCTTTCTTTAAACCTCTAAGTTAGCACTTGAAATGAAGAATAGTTATAATTAATGGTCATGAGAGTTTTGTTATTGAACAagtctgaaagaaaataataacaacagcaacctGAATACACTGGTGAACATACCCCTAGTCTGTTTTAAAGTTCCTGTTGGGAGTGTTTTCCTAGTATTTCCCTCACAAGAAAAAATGATCCCCAGCTATACAGAGGATTATAAACACTAGGAAAATAGTTGATGCTTAGAAAGATTTATTGGTGGGTGTGTGGAAAGAGGGTGGTGGAACAACTGCAAGTATTTTACCTCACAGTCTAGGGatgaatatttaaaagtataggctcagggggattccctggtgatccagtggttaggaatccacacttctgctgcagggggcacaggttcagtccctggtcagggaactaagatcccacatgccacgtggtgcagcataaagaaataaaaatataggctCTGATCTGTGTCCTCCAAATGCCTTCCTCTAAAATTTTCCCTGAACAAACTTTTCTGCTAATTTTTCTTGTTCATCCTACTTAAATCTTAATGCTCTTGAAAGGTTCACTTCATTGCCTCTGAATCCACCTATCCAAGCATGAATTCCTCTTccactattcttttgtctcttcttactgcttcatgtgtttgtttcacTTTCTGTATGAAGTTCTGGTGCAAAATGCAAATGTTACTAGCGTTCATtacttatttttcatctttttccacACTGaggcagagtttttttttttttttttttttttttttttgcgatacgcgggcctctcactgttgtggcctctcccgttgcggagcacaggctccggacgcgcaggcccagcggccatggctcacggatccagccgctccacggcatgtggggtcctcccgggccggggcacgaacccgcgtcccccgcatcggcaggcggactcccaaccactacgccaccagggaagccccgaggcagAGTTTTTAATTTAGGTTCCATGTCTTTTCCCAGGCAAGGAATAATTTGTCCTTGGTCTTTTTTGGCCTCATTTGTACTAGACCCTATTACAATTCCTTTCCATAGCAAATATGTGAAGATTCACAAATTGTTATTAATTATATTCTTTCCTAGAAGAAAAGTGGAAAGCTGAAGACTTTTTAGTGAAATTCAAGGAACAACAAGATAAGTTTTCTAGATCAGTTGTATTAATCAACCACAAAAAACTGATTAAGGAGAACAGTAGTGCATATGGAAAGACATTTACTTTAAGCAAAAACCCTATTAATTCAAAAAACCTACCTCCTGAATATGACACTcatggaaagatttttaaaaatgtttcagaatTAATCATCAGCAATCTAAGTCCTACAAGAAAGAGACTTAGTGAGCATAATGGATATGGGAAATCACTCCTCAGTACTAAGCCAGAGACAGCTCACTCTGGAATCAAATCCTATAATCAATGTGGTAGGACTGTCAGTCATAATGAAATGATTATGCAATATCATGAGATAGAAACTTCAGCACAGTCATTTGGATATAATGACTGTGAGAAATCCTTCCTTAAAAAAGGAGGCCTAATTATACATAATAGAGCTTACAGAAGGGAAAAACCATCTGAATATAATAAAAGGAGAAGAACAACCAATATTGAAAAAAAGCATATATGCActgaatgtgggaaatccttcTGCAGGAAATCAGTATTGATTCTGCATCAGGGAATTCACACAGAGGAAAAACCCTACCAATGTCATCAATGTGGAAATTCATTTAGAAGGAAATCATATCTCATTGATCATCAGAgaactcacactggagagaaaccctttgTTTGTAATGAATGTGGTAAGTCCTTCCGCCTAAAGACAGCCCTCACTGATCATCAGAGAACACATACAGGGGAGAAATCTTATGAATGTCCACAATGTAGGAATGCCTTCAGATTGAAGTCACACCTCATTCGTCATCAGAGaactcacacaggagagaaaccgtATGAGTGTAATGACTGTGGGAAGTCTTTCCGCCAGAAGACAACACTCTCCctacatcagagaattcatacaggagagaaaccctatatTTGTAAAGAATGTGGGAAGTCCTTTCACCAGAAGGCAAATCTTACTGTACATCAGAGAACTCATACAGGGGAAAAGCCCTATAtttgtaatgaatgtgggaaatccttcTCTCAGAAGACAACGCTCGCTCTTCATGAGAAGACTCATAATGAAGAGAAACCTTATATTTGTAATGAGTGTGGAAAATCCTTCCGCCAGAAGACAACCCTTGTGGCACATCAGAGAACACATACAGGGGAAAAATCC
This genomic window from Mesoplodon densirostris isolate mMesDen1 chromosome 19, mMesDen1 primary haplotype, whole genome shotgun sequence contains:
- the ZNF565 gene encoding zinc finger protein 565 isoform X1; translation: MAQGSVSFKDVTVDFSQEEWQHLDPAQKMLYMDVMLENYCHLVSVGCHMTKPDVILKLERGEEPWTSFTGHTCLEEKWKAEDFLVKFKEQQDKFSRSVVLINHKKLIKENSSAYGKTFTLSKNPINSKNLPPEYDTHGKIFKNVSELIISNLSPTRKRLSEHNGYGKSLLSTKPETAHSGIKSYNQCGRTVSHNEMIMQYHEIETSAQSFGYNDCEKSFLKKGGLIIHNRAYRREKPSEYNKRRRTTNIEKKHICTECGKSFCRKSVLILHQGIHTEEKPYQCHQCGNSFRRKSYLIDHQRTHTGEKPFVCNECGKSFRLKTALTDHQRTHTGEKSYECPQCRNAFRLKSHLIRHQRTHTGEKPYECNDCGKSFRQKTTLSLHQRIHTGEKPYICKECGKSFHQKANLTVHQRTHTGEKPYICNECGKSFSQKTTLALHEKTHNEEKPYICNECGKSFRQKTTLVAHQRTHTGEKSYECPHCGKAFRMKSYLIDHHRTHTGEKPYECNECGKSFSQKTNLNLHQRIHTGEKPYICNECGKSFRQKATLTVHQKIHTGQKSYECPQCGKAFSRKSYLIHHQRTHTGEKPYKCNECGKCFRQKTNLIVHQRTHTGEKPYICNECGKSFSYKRNLIVHQRTHKGENMVMQ
- the ZNF565 gene encoding zinc finger protein 565 isoform X2, with the protein product MAQGSVSFKDVTVDFSQEEWQHLDPAQKMLYMDVMLENYCHLVSVGCHMTKPDVILKLERGEEPWTSFTGHTCLEKWKAEDFLVKFKEQQDKFSRSVVLINHKKLIKENSSAYGKTFTLSKNPINSKNLPPEYDTHGKIFKNVSELIISNLSPTRKRLSEHNGYGKSLLSTKPETAHSGIKSYNQCGRTVSHNEMIMQYHEIETSAQSFGYNDCEKSFLKKGGLIIHNRAYRREKPSEYNKRRRTTNIEKKHICTECGKSFCRKSVLILHQGIHTEEKPYQCHQCGNSFRRKSYLIDHQRTHTGEKPFVCNECGKSFRLKTALTDHQRTHTGEKSYECPQCRNAFRLKSHLIRHQRTHTGEKPYECNDCGKSFRQKTTLSLHQRIHTGEKPYICKECGKSFHQKANLTVHQRTHTGEKPYICNECGKSFSQKTTLALHEKTHNEEKPYICNECGKSFRQKTTLVAHQRTHTGEKSYECPHCGKAFRMKSYLIDHHRTHTGEKPYECNECGKSFSQKTNLNLHQRIHTGEKPYICNECGKSFRQKATLTVHQKIHTGQKSYECPQCGKAFSRKSYLIHHQRTHTGEKPYKCNECGKCFRQKTNLIVHQRTHTGEKPYICNECGKSFSYKRNLIVHQRTHKGENMVMQ